A genomic window from Tolypothrix sp. PCC 7910 includes:
- a CDS encoding acireductone dioxygenase, producing the protein MATLLLDDGTIEGDLDEIVRELAPLGIYLKHYDPGTSLLFPHLIEQDTITDSEKRYILELHNSVFEFLQQENGYLWCDLLNVHPGSPHLETLIATYNRYHTHTATEPIYVLAGEMIFGFVKPDGSQIQLLIESQDYLVIPAGVEHWCSPNAALNFKAIRYFTTAEGWLPTYTGTQLSDSMNKPR; encoded by the coding sequence ATGGCTACTCTATTGCTTGATGACGGTACAATCGAGGGTGATTTAGATGAGATAGTCCGTGAACTTGCTCCACTGGGAATTTACTTGAAACACTACGATCCGGGCACATCGTTGCTTTTTCCACATTTAATCGAACAAGATACGATCACAGATTCGGAGAAACGCTACATTTTAGAACTTCATAATAGTGTCTTTGAGTTTCTCCAACAGGAAAACGGCTATCTCTGGTGTGATTTGCTGAATGTGCATCCAGGTTCGCCTCATCTTGAGACACTAATTGCAACTTACAACCGTTATCACACCCATACTGCTACTGAACCCATCTATGTTTTGGCGGGAGAGATGATTTTTGGCTTTGTCAAACCAGATGGAAGCCAGATACAGCTTTTAATTGAGTCTCAAGATTATCTTGTGATTCCCGCTGGTGTTGAGCATTGGTGTAGCCCAAATGCTGCTTTGAATTTTAAAGCAATACGCTATTTTACAACTGCAGAAGGTTGGTTACCTACTTACACAGGTACTCAATTAAGCGATTCGATGAACAAGCCGCGCTAA
- a CDS encoding DNA polymerase beta superfamily protein has protein sequence MKRIVVEQRSILIGLAGSHGYGLNRPDSDFDYRGVFIAPKGYYLGFDRIEQKENGWDEPGIFSFLDNNQDTVIYELRKILQLLAGANPNVLELLWLGNYPVLTPVGEHLINHKQLFLSKKVKHTYSGYAFAQIKKMETHRKWLLNPPQKKPLPADFGIEDELPLVKDDLNAFLEYLYLLIRGRIEFLEEAEQLYQLLTADIDFKGMLKQYTLPDETLEYTQKLTNSRKDFIRLLQKSQNYQIALREWKAYLSWQENRNPARAEMERKSGFDLKHGMHCIRLLRSGLEILQQGEIIVDRRIVGDVDDLRAILHGDYSYEQVMKMAEELVAKMETAYTQSTLRHKPDLERINELCMELVEMQGWS, from the coding sequence ATGAAAAGAATAGTAGTTGAACAAAGAAGCATTCTGATTGGCTTGGCTGGTAGCCACGGCTATGGATTGAATCGTCCTGATTCTGACTTTGATTATCGGGGTGTGTTTATCGCCCCTAAAGGGTATTATCTGGGGTTTGATCGTATAGAACAAAAAGAAAATGGTTGGGATGAACCGGGAATATTTTCTTTTTTGGACAATAATCAAGATACTGTGATTTACGAATTACGTAAAATCCTACAGTTATTAGCTGGAGCGAATCCCAATGTTTTAGAATTGCTGTGGTTAGGTAACTATCCTGTACTTACTCCTGTTGGCGAACATTTAATTAATCACAAACAACTATTTTTATCTAAAAAAGTAAAACATACATATTCTGGTTACGCTTTTGCCCAAATTAAGAAGATGGAAACCCATCGTAAGTGGTTATTAAATCCGCCGCAAAAGAAACCACTACCAGCTGATTTTGGGATAGAAGATGAACTACCGTTAGTTAAAGATGATTTAAATGCATTTTTGGAATATCTCTATCTATTAATTCGAGGCAGAATTGAATTTTTAGAAGAAGCGGAACAGTTATACCAATTGTTGACAGCAGATATTGATTTTAAAGGAATGCTGAAACAGTATACTTTACCTGATGAAACTCTAGAGTATACACAAAAGCTAACCAATAGCCGCAAAGATTTTATTCGCTTACTGCAAAAAAGCCAAAATTATCAAATTGCTTTAAGAGAATGGAAAGCATACTTATCATGGCAAGAAAATAGAAATCCTGCTAGAGCCGAAATGGAAAGAAAGTCTGGTTTCGACTTGAAGCATGGTATGCACTGTATTAGGTTGCTACGCAGTGGCTTAGAAATTTTGCAACAAGGAGAAATAATTGTCGATAGAAGGATAGTGGGTGATGTTGATGATTTAAGAGCTATTCTGCACGGCGATTATTCTTATGAACAGGTGATGAAAATGGCAGAGGAATTGGTAGCGAAGATGGAAACTGCTTATACTCAATCAACTCTGCGTCATAAACCTGATTTGGAAAGAATTAATGAATTATGTATGGAATTAGTAGAAATGCAAGGATGGAGTTAG